A stretch of Oncorhynchus gorbuscha isolate QuinsamMale2020 ecotype Even-year linkage group LG24, OgorEven_v1.0, whole genome shotgun sequence DNA encodes these proteins:
- the nrm gene encoding nurim has protein sequence MASVTARGMTLCILALLNFVFVFITGADFVRFISFRAIYHNITGESPLCQDSVPWSVALRDSSVLKSVVVDLGLLALFIVQHSLLAWAPVKQACQSVLGVLNRAMYCSTTAMALQILMHYWQPVTEAPCLWSVRNAPWNTWFPLLCFTLHFLCWSIICSILLIFDYPELLGIKQVYYECLGLGDPLALKSPRAQRLFAHLRHPVCVELAVVLWLLPALPLDRLLLAGSLSAYLALAHSLDTQDCAYLSVQLHSKLRLFSLPQDGTAQNNDNHKQE, from the exons ATGGCGTCAGTCACTGCTCGTGGTATGACCCTTTGCATCTTGGCGCTGTTAAACTTTGTCTTCGTTTTTATAACCGGTGCAGACTTTGTTCGTTTCATCTCATTTCGAGCGATATATCATAACATCACTGGAGAGTCGCCACTGTGTCAAG actctgtaccatggTCTGTAGCTTTGCGGGACAGCTCTGTTCTCAAGTCTGTGGTTGTGGATCTGGGGCTTCTGGCTCTTTTTATTGTCCAGCACAGCCTATTGGCCTGGGCTCCAGTCAAGCAGGCATGTCAGTCTGTCCTGGGGGTACTGAACCGGGCCATGTACTGCTCCACCACTGCTATGGctctccag ATATTGATGCATTACTGGCAGCCTGTGACGGAGGCTCCCTGTCTGTGGTCAGTACGTAATGCCCCATGGAATACCTGGTTCCCCCTGCTCTGTTTCACCCTGCACTTCCTCTGCTGGTCTATCATCTGCAGTATACTGCTGATCTTTGACTATCCTGAACTACTGGGCATCAAGCAG GTTTATTATGAGTGCCTTGGTTTGGGAGATCCTCTGGCTCTCAAGTCCCCCCGGGCTCAGCGTCTCTTCGCCCACCTGCGTCACCCCGTGTGTGTGGAGCTGGCTGTGGTGCTGTGGCTCCTCCCTGCCCTGCCCCTGGACAGGCTGCTGCTGGCGGGGAGTCTGTCGGCCTACCTGGCCCTGGCTCACTCCCTGGATACACAGGACTGTGCATACCTCAGTGTCCAGCTGCATAGCAAACTGCGGCTCTTCTCTTTGCCACAGGATGGCACTGCTCAGAACAATGACAACCACAAGCAAGAGTGA
- the ppp1r18 gene encoding uncharacterized protein ppp1r18, with the protein MSASSLPEWKQLLLERKRREEEEREKREKEEEDKLASMPAWKRGIIQRRRMKQESFGDKEREGPLQVKEGRSPSDPASDLDGSTLVQLGSEPPLSPDITGPWLDEEAKPQSLVLKETIIPVGQNSFIRTHGGWRGGREAERAGEMGHEKGNEQEIEVGRERQKEKERGHVKGHDGESGKGRDIEIQIERYRDRSGGRERDRSGGRERDRSRGRERDRSAGRETSRDTVRDRERDCPRGRKEEEREEGDLNSPTPKYSYPLVPGLRTIRADNIIIIEQDRKGSDERRGRRRESEREREVMEEEQENRDVKMDLQEFLAGGGSVTEIRASEILIIKPLAGNEDSRSGGLKGTGREGDGERGRDAKYNKDGGKDCERQLEREVAWLMMKDKERENLREKDRPRTQVASSEKEDRRYGDTDDSIHNERGVRVSELLSKFGEHTKKFREHPKPPSRSKSSECFIRPGRGRETFCLDDGDSREEEHAGFRGVPKRSFSFSDRVICTKENGMQDEGNHDRKVVERTCSDRRVAAKGDVVEGEWSERGGKQGCWTWLSDKVPVGKHREGCIKADRAVGGQHERRPALESNAGKEIDRWVERVTGVELDFSNKGTEGLRENMYGEVGFTMASVRNTEASFARRVPIRQDGRERAVEKEVEQMREESERGLDKARSKGREGVGGREAEPQVWERRESEFRRGSEVRDMKRVSEVRDCTISVETTQQNCVITLSIDRASPPQSVDSHYNHVSAFAECSSTLLSTVAHKGTDWHSSQGAPGHHSTQSPLSQHTEDLINKIERLGGTVNERDNHKGTQTLMQDGKGVMREDTETERGSKAYREPGEVSKDTIHSPGAHVHSHVYPKKSVHEVTPKCPKSPKCFASVGTPPMPLEIHIPRTVFYGVGEASFQSEYDQSCEGEGGKGVERKDSWRIGKPLSHIESLREKIQQREKERLRNMEGVATTGDDGDATEGTEKAGTRRTRKASSSDWCEEGEMGNEIERERQRQEGSPPQTTSTQFDVTQEVSVSKAVSQLPVPLSFSQAVKGEKETRGISIAACEAALFSSHTTERGEDPIKHVLAELRCDRGRQRKQNTGGKGEEGEDKLSEEEYRLHYLPPSHSPAPLDSLSPSLLHPPPLAEMSRIYNLKTVGSRAAVCMSDRTVDRPIPSHTPKVQSDISAEQQKPCSPERSVGRLTQKQLWGGGGAPGNKASSSDEKSGLQNVQRQVEQLQLREQQEVQRLSHDDNAAQLSFGQNINLKDKESKAQQSPRISHNQPNKEPQQKHPRQKDQQTILNPRKSQTNLQLHSERPPQPKQAQSNQPKQARSITINSRSVLTPSPENSLHPDQGVPTTPSASPSQSPSVSPSPSPSPAHFTIRSLSGGQQVKRGTTITITPRKPVGGAVVEAVSVSSRPLANTSAQSQMPVLTEEGERGKKRYPTAEEIEVIGGYQNLDKSCLVKTSKASPKGVKVCFDETQLEQVCEYPSETSMFDSTHSPLLGQVKGREEEVKEEDEEERGVLVSRSSRNVGAAVGLRVLRVDESCHR; encoded by the exons ATGTCTGCCTCCTCTTTACCGGAATGGAAACAACTCCTGTTGGAgcgaaagaggagggaggaggaggagcgagagaagagagaaaaagaggaggaggacaaaCTCGCCAGCATGCCTGCCTGGAAGCGAGGGATCATCCAGAGGAGGAGAATGAAACAGGAGAGTTTCGGGGACAAGGAGAGGGAGGGCCCCCTCCAAGTCAAGGAGGGCAGGTCCCCCTCTGATCCTGCGAGTGACCTGGACGGCTCTACACTAGTGCAGCTGGGAAGTGAACCACCACTCAGCCCAGACATCACAGGGCCTTGGCTGGATGAAGAGGCTAAACCGCAGAGTCTGGTGTTAAAGGAGACCATCATCCCTGTCGGACAAAACTCATTCATTCGCACACATGGCGGATGGAGGGGGggaagagaagcagagagggctGGGGAGATGGGCCACGAGAAAGGGAATGAGCAGGAAatagaagtagggagagagaggcaaaaggagaaagaaagaggccaCGTCAAAGGTCATGATGGAGAGTCTGGGAAGGGAAGAGATATAGAAATACAAATAGAGCGATACAGGGACAGGAGTGGgggcagagaaagggacaggagtgggggcagagaaagggacaggagtagaggcagagaaagggacaggagtGCCGGGAGAGAGACGAGCCGGGATACGgtgagagacagggaaagggattgcccgagagggagaaaagaggaggagagggaggagggagacttAAATTCTCCAACCCCCAAGTACTCCTATCCACTAGTCCCAGGCCTTCGTACCATCAGAGCAGACAACATCATCATTATTGAACAGGACAGAAAGGGAAGTGATGaaaggaggggtagaaggagagagtcagagagggagagggaggtgatggAAGAGGAGCAGGAAAATAGAGATGTAAAGATGGACCTCCAGGAGTTTCTGGCTGGTGGAGGGAGTGTCACAGAGATCCGGGCATCAGAAATATTGATCATTAAACCCTTAGCTGGCAATGAGGACTCAAGAAGTGGAGGTCTCAAAGGGACAGGCAGGGAAGGAgacggagaaagagggagagatgcaaAGTACAATAAAGATGGAGGGAAAGACTGTGAGAGgcagctggagagagaggtggcatgGCTGATGAtgaaagataaagagagggaaaaCTTGAGGGAGAAAGACCGACCACGGACACAAGTAGCTTCTTCAGAAAAAGAGGATCGGAGATATGGTGACACAGATGACAGTATCCACAACGAGAGAGGAGTTAGGGTGAGTGAGCTGCTGAGTAAATTTGGGGAGCACACAAAGAAATTCAGAGAACATCCAAAACCCCCATCCCGGTCTAAAAGCTCAGAGTGTTTCATCCGGCCTGGCAGGGGCAGAGAAACGTTTTGTCTGGATGATGGAGACAGCAGGGAGGAGGAACATGCAGGATTCAGGGGTGTGCCCAAGCGGTCATTCAGCTTCTCTGACCGCGTGATATGCACAAAGGAGAATGGCATGCAGGACGAGGGGAACCATGATAGGAAGGTTGTGGAGAGGACATGTTCAGACAGGAGGGTGGCAGCAAAGGGAGATGTAGTGGAGGGGGAATGGTCAGAGAGGGGAGGCAAGCAGGGGTGCTGGACCTGGCTTTCAGATAAAGTGCCTGTGGGGAAGCATAGAGAGGGATGCATAAAAGCAGACAGGGCGGTAGGGGGACAGCACGAGAGGCGGCCTGCTTTGGAAAGTAACGCCGGAAAAGAGATTGACCGTTGGGTCGAGAGAGTAACAGGAGTGGAGTTAGATTTTAGCAACAAGGGGACAGAGGGACTCAGAGAGAATATGTATGGGGAGGTAGGGTTTACAATGGCCTCAGTTAGAAACACAGAGGCCTCGTTTGCGCGAAGAGTGCCCATCAGACAGGATGGTCGAGAGAGAGCAGTGGAAAAAGAGGTAGAGCAAATgagagaagaaagcgagagagggttGGACAAGGCGAGGagcaaagggagagagggggtgggtggaaGAGAGGCGGAACCTCAAGTGTGGGAGAGAAGGGAGTCAGAGTTTAGGAGAGGATCAGAGGTAAGGGACATGAAGAGGGTATCAGAGGTAAGGGACTGCACAATTTCAGTTGAAACAACTCAGCAAAACTGTGTGATCACCCTCTCCATCGACAGAGCCAGTCCTCCTCAGTCTGTCGATAGTCATTACAACCACGTGTCAGCGTTTGCAGAGTGCTCATCAACCTTGCTCAGTACTGTGGCACATAAAGGAACAGATTGGCATAGTAGTCAAGGAGCACCGGGACACCATTCAACCCAGTCACCACTGTCACAGCACACAGAGGATCTTATCAACAAGATAGAGAGATTGGGGGGGACAGTGAATGAACGTGACAATCACAAAGGGACCCAAACATTGATGCAGGATGGCAAAGGAGTGATGAGGGAGgacacagagactgagagagggagcaaAGCTTATAGGGAGCCAGGTGAGGTAAGCAAGGACACTATACATTCACCTGGCGCACACGTGCACAGTCATGTTTACCCCAAAAAGTCAGTTCATGAAGTGACGCCTAAATGTCCTAAGTCTCCAAAGTGCTTTGCCTCAGTTGGAACCCCTCCAATGCCACTTGAGATACACATACCAAGGACCGTGTTCTATGGTGTCGGGGAGGCAAGCTTCCAAAGCGAATACGACCAGAGctgtgaaggagagggaggaaaaggtgtgGAGAGGAAGGACAGTTGGAGGATCGGCAAGCCCTTGTCTCACATCGAATCCTTGCGAGAGAAAatccaacagagagagaaggagaggctgagGAACATGGAGGGAGTGGCAACGACGGGGGACGATGGAGATGCGACTGAGGGGACAGAAAAGGCTGGGACTAGAAGGACTAGAAAAGCTTCAAGTTCAGACTGGtgtgaggaaggagagatggggaacgaaatagagcgagagagacagagacaggaaggcTCCCCACCGCAGACAACATCCACTCAGTTTGACGTCACACAGGAAGTGAGCGTGTCAAAAGCCGTCTCCCagcttcctgttcctctctcgtTCTCGCAAGCTGtcaaaggagagaaagaaaccaGAGGGATCTCCATCGCAGCCTGTGAAGCAGCCTTGTTCAGCTCTCACACaactgagagaggggaagatcCAATCAAACATGTACTAGCAGAGTTGCGGTGCGACAGGGGTCGGCAGAGGAAACAGAACACCGGAGGcaaaggagaagaaggagaggataaACTCTCGGAGGAAGAGTACAGGCTGCATTATCTGCCTCCTTCACACTCTCCcgcacccttagactctctctccccctctctgcttcaCCCTCCCCCTCTTGCTGAAATGAGCCGGATCTATAACTTGAAAACGGTGGGGTCCAGGGCGGCGGTGTGCATGAGTGACAGGACCGTGGATAGGCCTATCCCATCACACACTCCTAAGGTACAGTCCGACATATCCGCAGAACAGCAGAAGCCATGCAGTCCAGAGAGATCAGTTGGGAGGCTGACACAGAAGCAGctgtggggtggtggtggggctCCTGGGAATAAAGCCTCTTCCAGCGATGAGAAGTCCGGACTTCAGAATGTACAGCGTCAGGTGGAACAGCTTCAGTTGCGAGAACAACAGGAAGTACAGAGACTATCACATGACGACAACGCAGCACAGTTGTCTTTTGGACAAAATATTAATTTGAAAGATAAAGAGTCTAAAGCTCAGCAAAGCCCTAGGATATCACACAACCAGCCTAATAAGGAACCTCAGCAGAAGCATCCGAGGCAAAAGGACCAGCAAACAATCCTAAATCCCAGAAAGTCTCAGACCAATCTGCAACTGCACTCTGAAAGGCCTCCTCAACCCAAGCAGGCCCAGTCCAACCAACCCAAACAGGCCCGATCCATTACCATCAACTCCAGATCTGTcctgaccccctctcctgagAACTCATTACACCCAGACCAGGGAGTACCAACCACCCCATCAGCTTCCCCATCCCagtccccctccgtctctccctccccttccccttctccGGCCCATTTCACCATCAGAAGCCTCTCTGGAGGCCAGCAGGTCAAGAGGggcaccaccatcaccatcacccccAGGAAGCCTGTTGGAGGGGCAGTCGTGGAAGCTGTTTCAGTATCCTCTAGACCCCTGGCCAATACGTCTGCCCAGTCCCAGATGCCTGTCCTAaccgaggaaggagagagaggcaagaaGAGGTACCCCACTGCGGAGGAGATCGAAGTGATCGGCGGGTATCAGAACCTGGACAAGTCCTGCCTGGTCAAGACTTCCAAAGCATCTCCCAAAGGG GTGAAGGTGTGCTTCGATGAGACCCAGCTGGAGCAGGTGTGTGAGTACCCATCAGAGACCTCCATGTTTGACTCCACCCACTCCCCCTTACTTGGTCAggtgaaagggagggaggaggaggtgaaggaggaagacgaggaggagagaggagtgcttGTGTCCAGGAGCAGCAGGAATGTGGGGGCAGCGGTTGGCCTGAGAGTGCTGAGAGTGG